In Caloramator sp. E03, the sequence ATGGATAAAATAAATGCCTTTATTAAATCTATAGAATGTAATTCAACGATTCTTGAAAGAAAGATGATGGATTTAGATGTTAGAAAGAGAGGTTTAGAAAATAAAACTACATCGAAGGATCTTACGCATTTTATGGAGCTTTTATATAAAGGTAGAATAGTTGATGAAAAAAGCTCAAAAACAATGATTGATATTATGAAACATCAGCTTGATTCTTCTATGATGAGGTATTTTATTCCTGAAGAAATTGAAGTTGCAAATAAAACAGGAGAGCTTGATGGAATTGATAACGATACAGGTATAGTTTATTTAAATAAAGGCGATTACATATTTACAATGATGACTAGAGATGCAAAATCAAATAATGAAGCAAGGTTTGCCATAGCACAGGTTTCTAAAATAGTATATGAATACTTTTGCAAATATATGGAGGGATAAAAATGATAATAAAAGACATAAAAGTAAGAGAAGTTAGTATTCCACTAAAAAAACCCTTTACAACTGCTTTAAGGACTTTGAATATTCTTACAACAATAATAATAGAGATAATAACAGATACAGGAGATATAGGATATGGGGAAGCATCACCTACAGCAGTTATAACTGGGGATACATTAGGCTCAATAAGAGAGGCAGTTGAAAACAATATATTTCCAGCAATTAAAGGCATGGATATTGATGATATAGAAAATATAATGATTAAAATAAATAAGTGTATGATAAAAAACACAAGCCCCAAGGCAGCAGTTGATATGGCCGTGTATGATCTTTTTTGTAAAAAATATAATATGCCTCTTTATAGGTATTTTGGAGGTTCTAAAAATGAAATTGAAACTGATATCACAGTTAGCGTAAAAGATGCAGATAGTATGGCCGAGGATGCAGTAGAATATGTAAAGGAAGGATACAGAATTCTTAAAATTAAAGTAGGGTTAGATAGTGAGCTTGATATAAAAAGAATTAAAGCAATAAGAGATGCAGTTGGATTTGATGTTAAAATAAGGCTTGATGCAAACCAGGGATGGAAGCCTAAGGAAGCAATTAGAACAATTAGGAAGATGGAGGATATGGGGCTTGACATTGAGCTTGTAGAACAGCCAGTTGTATATTATGATATTGAAGGCCTTAAGTTTGTAACGGATAATGTAGACATACCTATAATGGCAGATGAGTCACTTTTTACGCCTTTTGATGCAATAAAGCTTTTGAGTATGCATGCTTGTGATATATTAAATATAAAACTTATGAAAAGTGCCGGATTATATAACGCTCAAAAGATTGTAAGCATCGCTGAGGCAATGGGGGTTGAATGCATGATAGGAAGTATGATGGAAAGTAAAGTTGGAATTACTGCCGCATCCTGTATTGCAGGAGGAAAGAATGCCATAACAAGGGTAGATCTTGATGCATCAACACTTTTAGCTAAAGATATTGTAGTTGGAGGAGTTAAAATTGAAAACAGTAAAATTATAATGCCTAAAGGTTTTGGGCTTGGAATTGAAAGTATTGAGTATATGTAAACATATATTTCTATTTAAAAAAAAATATAGTAAAATATATTTAAATAAATATATTTAATATTCTAAAAAATCAGTTAATGGGGAGGGATTTTTGTGAAACTGGAAGGGAAAGTTTTAGTAGCTCAAGGAGGAGGACCTACTGCTGTTATAAATCAGTCCCTTGTTGGGGCAGTCCTTGAGTCGAGAAAATTTCCACAGGTTACAAAGGTTTATGGGGCAATTCATGGGGTAGCTGGTATTGTTAATGAAGATTTTATTGATTTAACTCAAGAGACAACTCATAATCTTGAACAGGTTGCATTAACTCCATCTTCTGCATTGTTTTCAACAAGAGATAAGCCAGATGAGAAATATTGCAGAGAAATATTTGATGTTTTAAAGGCACACGATATAAGATATTTTTTCTATATTGGTGGAAATGATTCAGTTGATACGGTTAGAATCGTTAAAGAGAATGCAAGAAAGTCAGATTATGAGTTCAGGGCTATACACATACCAAAAACAATTGATAATGATTTGGTAATTAATGACCATACTCCTGGCTATGGTTCAGCTGCTAAGTTTGTAGCCCATGCATTTACTGGTATTAACCTTGATGTTAGAGCCCTCCCGGGAGTTTATATTGGAGTTGTTATGGGAAGAAATGCAGGTTTTCTAACAGCCGCATCATCTATTGCTCAAAAGTATCCTGATGATGGTCCACATCTTATATACCTTCCAGAAAGACCTTTTATAATGGAGAAATATCTTGAGGATGTAAAAAAAGTGTACGAAAAATTTGGAAGATGCGTAATTGCAGTTTCTGAAGGAATTGCAGATGAAGAAGGCAATCCTATAGTAACTAAACTTTTGAAGGATGTTGAAAAGGATGAGTTTGGGAATGTGCAGCTTTCAGGTACAGGAGCCTTAGGAGATTTACTAGCAAGTTATATTAAGAAGCACCTTGGAATAAAAAGAGTTAGAACAGATACTTTTGGATATTTACAAAGATCATTCTTTGGCTGCGTATCAGATGTAGATCAGCATGAGGCAAGAGAGGTTGGAGAGAAGGCAGCACAATTTGCGATATGGCATAATCTTGACGGTTCTATAACAATACACAGAACAGGAGAATATTCTGTTGATTATCAGTTAACAAAACTTGAAGATGTTGCAGGTAAAACGAAACAAATGCCTGATGAATTTATAAATAGTGAAGATAATAACGTAACAGAGGCCTTTAGGCATTACGTTCTTCCTCTTTTAGGTTCTGGCATACCTTCAGCTCATAGATTAAGAGCACCTAAAGTTCCAAAGATTTTAAGGAAGGAATAAAAGTTAAGGTTATCTGGCTATGGAAAGATTTTTGAGATTTTTACAAATATTTGGTGTGAATATTAAATTTTAAATATATCTTGTTAATAAATAGGGCAAAAGTTTTTAACATAATCAGCGACAGAAGTTGCCCTAACCACGAAGCCACCATTTCGTAAAGTTGGAGGTAGTTCACTGACGTCAATCATTTAATTATGGTTGGCGTTGTTTTTATTTTTAGTCTGATTTATAAAAAATGGATTATGGTGTAATTTTGTAATGAGCAATTTTGAATATCTAAAAGTTTTTAATTTGATATGATATACTTTTATATAGAATTTATTGCTTATAAGATGTTTTAAAATTGTATTATAAGGGGAGGATATCCTTGAAAAATAAAGAAAAAGTATATAATGCCTTAAAAGAACTATCAAAAGATATAAATATTAAACAAAAAAAGGGTCTAACTGCAGAAGAGATTGGTGAAAAGTTAAATATTAAAAGAAATGCAGTAAGTCATCTCTTAAATGAACTCTATAAAGAAGGTAAAATAATTAAAATAAATACAAGACCTGTTTATTTTATAGATAAAGAATTTTATGAAAAACAATTAATAGAATCAGAAGGAATCAAAAACAACAATGAATCTTCAATTAGATATTCAAATGAAGATCCTTTTATAAAACTCATAGGCTACAGCGGAAGCCTTAAGACTCAGGTGAAACTTTGTAAATCGGCTGCCTCATATCCTCCAAACGGATTGCCAGCCTTATTAATTGGTAATACAGGTGTTGGAAAGAGCTTTATGGCTCAGCTTATTTATGAATATGCAAAATCTATTAATGCAATTGATAATAATGCTCCTTATGTGATTTTCAACTGTGCTGAATACGCAAATAACCCAGAGCTTTTAGCGGCAAATATTTTTGGATATGTAAAAGGAGCATTTACTGGTGCGGATAGGGACAAGATGGGGCTGCTCGAGGAAGCAGACGGAGGATATTTATTCTTAGATGAAGTTCACAGGTTGCCTCCGGAAGGACAGGAGAAGCTTTTTTTGTTTTTAGATAAAGGAGTATTTAGAAGATTTGGAGAAACGAGCAAATGGAGAACATCAAGGGTAAGATTTATATTTGCTACAACTGAAGATCCAGAAAAAAGCCTTATAAAAACATTCTTAAGAAGAATCCCATTAGTTATAAATATTCCATCGCTAAATGAAAGACCATTATATGAAAGACTGCAGATGGTTTATGCTTTCTACAAAGAAGAATCAAAAAATTTAGGAATGGATATTTTAATAAGCAATCAAGTTTTGAATGTACTCTTAAAGACAAAGGTATCCGGAAATATCGGAAAGATGATAAATGTTATTAAATACAGCTGTGCTCAGGCGTATTGTCAGCTATTAGATAGTAAGTCTAAATTATTAAGGATCCATTTAAGCGATTTGCCTCAGGAAATAAAGTATGATGTAGGTGAACTTTTAAAGAGCAGCAGTTTTAATTTCAATGGAATGCTTATTTCACAAAATAAAGTAAATGAGCAATTTGAATTGGTAGTAGAAGACGACAAAATAATAAATGAAATAACTGAAGAACTTATAAACTTATTTGAAAGTTATTCTAATGGAGATATAAATATTGACGTTTTAAAAAAGAATTCATTTATATTATTAAATAAGTTTTCAGATATAGTAGTATTTAAAAATAATGATAAGTTTACAGATTCTATAGTTTATAATGGAATAAAAAATGTAATAGAGAACGTTTTAAATATTATAGAGAATAACTATGGAATAAAATACTATGGCAATACAGCGATTATTTTTACACATTTTACAAATAAACTGCTTGAAGGAATTAATATAAATTATAAGTATAGCTGCTCTGATATTGAAAATACCATAGAAATTTTAAAAAATCTGTTTTTTAAAGAGTTTATTATTGCAAGTAAAATTATAGAGCTTATTGAGAAAAATCTTGACACTAAATTAGATAGAATAGCTTTAATGTATTTTACGTTATATATCAAAAGCATGAACAAGAGTGATAATTTTAAAACAATAAATTCAATTATTATTGCACATGGCTATTCAACTGCAAGCAGTATAGCAAGCGTTGCAAATAGACTGCTTGGACAATTCATTTTTGAAGCTTTTGATATGCCTATTGATATGTCATCACAAGAAATTATACTAAAAATAGAAAGTTATCTAAAAAATATAGATACATCAAATGGAATTATTATCTTAGTTGATATGGGTTCCCTTGAAGCTATATATAAAACTTTACCTGATTTAGTTGATGGAGATGTAGCCATTATAAATAATATAACAACACAACTGGCTTTAGATGTAGGAAATAGAATTATCAATGGACAACCATTAGAACAAATAGTTGTAGAGTCTGTTAAAAAAAATAACAGCAGTTTTAAATTTATAAAGTCAAATAAAAAGAAAAAGAACTGCATTATAACTACATGTATTACAGGTATAGGAACGGCAGTAAACATTAAAAATCTTTTGCAGCAATGTTTAGCAAATGATAATATTGAAATTATGGCTTATGATTATGATAAACTTAGAGGAAATGGACTGCGAGATGAAGTTTTTAAAAATTATAATGTTAAGCTTATTATTGGAACAGCCGACCCTGGAATAGAGAAAATTCCTTATATATCTTTAGAAGAGTTGATTGCAGGGCGAGGAGATTCAGTTTTAAATAAAGTTTTAAAGGATTTAACAGATAATAAAACTATAGAGCAGGTCAATCAGGAAATAATAAAACTTTTTTCACTGCAAAATGTTATTGGATATTTAACTATAATCAATCCAGATAAGATAATTGAACAGGTTGAGAAGGCAATTTCTAATTTGGAATATTGTCTTAACTTTAAATTTTCAAATGACTTAAAGATAGGGCTTTATATACACATCAGCTGTCTTATAGAGAGATTGATAATGAAGGATCCCATAATGTCTTATAATAATTTAAAAGAATTTGAGGAATGTCATGGAAAGTTTATAAGTTATGCAAAATCTTCATTAAGCGCGATTGAAGATATTTATAAAGTACAAATACCTACATCAGAAATAGGATTTATATATGACATTATATATTCAAAAGTTAAAGACTTAGAAGTTTGATAAATTTTATAATCAATTGGGAGGTAGAAAAATAAAAAATGGTAGGAATAATTATAGTATCTCACGGCAATTATGCTGAGGCATTATATGAATCCATAAAAATGTTATATGGCGAGCAGGAGAAAATAGAAACGATAAATTTTAAAACAGGAGAAAGCATAGAAGATTTAAAAGAGAAAATAAATTTAGCAAAAGAAAGACTTAAAACAGAATACACTTTAATTCTTGTGGATATATTAGGCGGAAGCCCGTATAATGTAAGCTCATTAGAGATAGATGAAAAATTGAATGTTATTACTGGATTTAATATGCCGATGCTTCTTGATATTATTTCAAGACGAAATGAACCTTTGAGTATAATATCTAAAGCTGCAAAACGTGCAGGTAAAAATGGAATTGTTGATGTTAAAGAAAAATTATCAGAGAAAATAAATAAATAGTTTTGAGGAGGTAAATATGCTAAAAGTAGTAAGACTTGATGAAAGATTAGTACATGGACAAATAGTAAACAACTGGTGCTCAAGCGAAGGTATAACAGAAATAATGGTAGTAGATAAAAATGTGGTAAGAGATGAAATACGAAAAACGTTTATAGAAATGGCAGTGCCTGAAGGAATAAATATATTATTTTGTGATGTTGATGAAGCTGTTGAAATATATGAAGAAGAAAGCGAATATGAAGATTTAATGATTCTTTTCAGCAATCCCTTTGAAATATTAGAGTTTTTAGAGAAAGGAGGTCATTTTGAAAAAGTAAATATAGGAGGACTGCCATATAAAGATGGTAAGAGGCGCATCAGCACAGCTGTTTATGTAAGTGAAAGCGAAATAGAGGCTTTTAAAAAAATAGCTGAAAAAAATATTGTTTTAGATGTTAGAATGCTCCCGACAGATAAAAGTGTAAATGTTTTAACTCTATTGCAGTTAAAGGAGGAATGATGATTGACAATAACAAAGTTTATATTGTTGTTTATTGTAACATCAATATCTGGAATAGGAGCTGCAACAGAAGAATATCAAACACACAGACCGCTGATTGCCAGCACATTAGTTGGACTTGCCTTAGGTGATATTAAATCTGGTGTAATGGCTGGAGCTTCAATGGAGTTAGTTGCATTAGGGTGGATGACAATAGGGGCATCAGTTCCTCCAGATCCTGCTCTTGCCGGGACTATTGCAGCTATATTAACTATTATTGGTAAGCAGAATATTGGCATATCGATAAGCATTGCTATTCCAGTAGCAGTTGCTGGGCAGATACTTCAAATAGTACAAAAGAGTACAATAGATGTAATAATAATGCATTGGGCAGATAAATTTGCAGAAAAAGGTAATACAGCTGGAATAACTGCAATGCATTTTTTAACAGGAATTCCAAGTGCTTTAAGGGTAGCGGTTCCTTCTTTGATGGTTGCATATTTTGCAAATGTATCCTATGTTCAGATAATGCTTAATAAAATACCAAAGCCTATTACTTCAGGATTGCAGGTTGCTTCGGGTTTTTTAGTAGTTGTTGGATATGCGATGATTATGCAGCTTTTAAATATAAAAGAGTTATTACCTTTTTTCTTTATTGGTTTTTTGGCAACAACGTTTTCAAATATAACTCTTGTTGGTTTGGCGGTTTTAGGAGGAAGTTTAGCGGCAATATATTATTTCTACTTTATTAAAGATGATAATAGAAATACGGGAAGAAGCAGAAGAGTAAAGACAGCTGATTTAAATAGCGATGCTGTTAATGTTGAGAATGAACTGAATGAAAAAAACGAATCAATTAAACTGAATCGTAAAGATCTTATGAAAGTATTTTGGAGAATGCAATTTTATCAGCTTTCGTGGAATTATGAGAGAATGCAGAATTTGTGTTATTGCTACAGCCTGATACCTGTTTTAAAAAAATTATATAAAACAAAAGAAGACTTATCAAAAGCCCTTAAAAGGCATATGGAATATTTTAATACACACCAATTTACAGTACCTGTAGTATTAGGAGTAAATGCAGCTATGGAAGAAGCAAGGGCAAATAATGAAAAGATTGATAATGAAATGATAACCGGTATTAAAGTAGCTCTTATGGGTCCTTTAGCAGGCTTAGGAGATCCTATATTTTGGGGAATATTAAGACCGATGACTGCAGCAATCGGGGCTGGCATAGCCCTTGGTGGAAATATAGCAGGACCAATAATATTTTTTATAATTATTAATATTATTAGATTAATAATGAGGTATTATGGTTTGATTATATCCTATAATCAAGGAGTTAATATGATAACTTCAATAAAGGACATAATGCCTAAAATAATGAAAACAGTTACG encodes:
- a CDS encoding PTS system mannose/fructose/N-acetylgalactosamine-transporter subunit IIB, which produces MLKVVRLDERLVHGQIVNNWCSSEGITEIMVVDKNVVRDEIRKTFIEMAVPEGINILFCDVDEAVEIYEEESEYEDLMILFSNPFEILEFLEKGGHFEKVNIGGLPYKDGKRRISTAVYVSESEIEAFKKIAEKNIVLDVRMLPTDKSVNVLTLLQLKEE
- a CDS encoding PTS sugar transporter subunit IIA, which translates into the protein MVGIIIVSHGNYAEALYESIKMLYGEQEKIETINFKTGESIEDLKEKINLAKERLKTEYTLILVDILGGSPYNVSSLEIDEKLNVITGFNMPMLLDIISRRNEPLSIISKAAKRAGKNGIVDVKEKLSEKINK
- a CDS encoding 6-phosphofructokinase, with the translated sequence MKLEGKVLVAQGGGPTAVINQSLVGAVLESRKFPQVTKVYGAIHGVAGIVNEDFIDLTQETTHNLEQVALTPSSALFSTRDKPDEKYCREIFDVLKAHDIRYFFYIGGNDSVDTVRIVKENARKSDYEFRAIHIPKTIDNDLVINDHTPGYGSAAKFVAHAFTGINLDVRALPGVYIGVVMGRNAGFLTAASSIAQKYPDDGPHLIYLPERPFIMEKYLEDVKKVYEKFGRCVIAVSEGIADEEGNPIVTKLLKDVEKDEFGNVQLSGTGALGDLLASYIKKHLGIKRVRTDTFGYLQRSFFGCVSDVDQHEAREVGEKAAQFAIWHNLDGSITIHRTGEYSVDYQLTKLEDVAGKTKQMPDEFINSEDNNVTEAFRHYVLPLLGSGIPSAHRLRAPKVPKILRKE
- a CDS encoding serine hydrolase — its product is MIDIIKSQMNEYDIKYSLSVKRLDTGQEFNINENEVVPSASTIKVFIMAEAIRQMKEGIVKNERIKVSTKDYVPYSIISLLNPENTYTMMDLITLMIIQSDNTATNVLIDILGMDKINAFIKSIECNSTILERKMMDLDVRKRGLENKTTSKDLTHFMELLYKGRIVDEKSSKTMIDIMKHQLDSSMMRYFIPEEIEVANKTGELDGIDNDTGIVYLNKGDYIFTMMTRDAKSNNEARFAIAQVSKIVYEYFCKYMEG
- a CDS encoding dipeptide epimerase produces the protein MIIKDIKVREVSIPLKKPFTTALRTLNILTTIIIEIITDTGDIGYGEASPTAVITGDTLGSIREAVENNIFPAIKGMDIDDIENIMIKINKCMIKNTSPKAAVDMAVYDLFCKKYNMPLYRYFGGSKNEIETDITVSVKDADSMAEDAVEYVKEGYRILKIKVGLDSELDIKRIKAIRDAVGFDVKIRLDANQGWKPKEAIRTIRKMEDMGLDIELVEQPVVYYDIEGLKFVTDNVDIPIMADESLFTPFDAIKLLSMHACDILNIKLMKSAGLYNAQKIVSIAEAMGVECMIGSMMESKVGITAASCIAGGKNAITRVDLDASTLLAKDIVVGGVKIENSKIIMPKGFGLGIESIEYM
- a CDS encoding mannose/fructose/sorbose PTS transporter subunit IID, with amino-acid sequence MTITKFILLFIVTSISGIGAATEEYQTHRPLIASTLVGLALGDIKSGVMAGASMELVALGWMTIGASVPPDPALAGTIAAILTIIGKQNIGISISIAIPVAVAGQILQIVQKSTIDVIIMHWADKFAEKGNTAGITAMHFLTGIPSALRVAVPSLMVAYFANVSYVQIMLNKIPKPITSGLQVASGFLVVVGYAMIMQLLNIKELLPFFFIGFLATTFSNITLVGLAVLGGSLAAIYYFYFIKDDNRNTGRSRRVKTADLNSDAVNVENELNEKNESIKLNRKDLMKVFWRMQFYQLSWNYERMQNLCYCYSLIPVLKKLYKTKEDLSKALKRHMEYFNTHQFTVPVVLGVNAAMEEARANNEKIDNEMITGIKVALMGPLAGLGDPIFWGILRPMTAAIGAGIALGGNIAGPIIFFIIINIIRLIMRYYGLIISYNQGVNMITSIKDIMPKIMKTVTVLAYTVMGGLVAKWTVINVPVRLYSYRSNGKLITVTVQQQLDAIMPNMLPLCFTFFIYYLLRKKVPPVLCIIGLMILGIIGYSFGILK
- a CDS encoding sigma 54-interacting transcriptional regulator; the encoded protein is MKNKEKVYNALKELSKDINIKQKKGLTAEEIGEKLNIKRNAVSHLLNELYKEGKIIKINTRPVYFIDKEFYEKQLIESEGIKNNNESSIRYSNEDPFIKLIGYSGSLKTQVKLCKSAASYPPNGLPALLIGNTGVGKSFMAQLIYEYAKSINAIDNNAPYVIFNCAEYANNPELLAANIFGYVKGAFTGADRDKMGLLEEADGGYLFLDEVHRLPPEGQEKLFLFLDKGVFRRFGETSKWRTSRVRFIFATTEDPEKSLIKTFLRRIPLVINIPSLNERPLYERLQMVYAFYKEESKNLGMDILISNQVLNVLLKTKVSGNIGKMINVIKYSCAQAYCQLLDSKSKLLRIHLSDLPQEIKYDVGELLKSSSFNFNGMLISQNKVNEQFELVVEDDKIINEITEELINLFESYSNGDINIDVLKKNSFILLNKFSDIVVFKNNDKFTDSIVYNGIKNVIENVLNIIENNYGIKYYGNTAIIFTHFTNKLLEGININYKYSCSDIENTIEILKNLFFKEFIIASKIIELIEKNLDTKLDRIALMYFTLYIKSMNKSDNFKTINSIIIAHGYSTASSIASVANRLLGQFIFEAFDMPIDMSSQEIILKIESYLKNIDTSNGIIILVDMGSLEAIYKTLPDLVDGDVAIINNITTQLALDVGNRIINGQPLEQIVVESVKKNNSSFKFIKSNKKKKNCIITTCITGIGTAVNIKNLLQQCLANDNIEIMAYDYDKLRGNGLRDEVFKNYNVKLIIGTADPGIEKIPYISLEELIAGRGDSVLNKVLKDLTDNKTIEQVNQEIIKLFSLQNVIGYLTIINPDKIIEQVEKAISNLEYCLNFKFSNDLKIGLYIHISCLIERLIMKDPIMSYNNLKEFEECHGKFISYAKSSLSAIEDIYKVQIPTSEIGFIYDIIYSKVKDLEV